The following proteins come from a genomic window of Terriglobia bacterium:
- a CDS encoding PilZ domain-containing protein: MRLAAELLVKGSVGWKKALVYDLSASGAAVCTATPLPLESEVRVRFRLPSDGATYPAMLEILGLVVGAASQVQHDRELPCLVGVHFLALDGADFDRVRAFVWRLLHPDER; encoded by the coding sequence GTGCGCCTTGCCGCCGAACTGCTTGTGAAGGGCTCGGTCGGCTGGAAGAAGGCCCTCGTTTACGATCTCAGCGCGAGCGGGGCTGCGGTGTGTACCGCCACCCCCCTGCCGCTCGAGTCCGAGGTTCGGGTCCGGTTCCGGCTGCCCTCAGACGGGGCCACTTACCCGGCGATGCTGGAGATCCTCGGTCTCGTCGTCGGAGCCGCGAGCCAAGTCCAGCACGACAGGGAGCTGCCTTGCCTCGTGGGCGTCCATTTCCTCGCCCTCGACGGGGCGGACTTCGATCGGGTCCGCGCCTTCGTCTGGAGGCTCCTCCACCCGGACGAGAGGTGA